Proteins encoded by one window of Camelus dromedarius isolate mCamDro1 chromosome 27, mCamDro1.pat, whole genome shotgun sequence:
- the KIAA1191 gene encoding putative monooxygenase p33MONOX isoform X3 has translation MSSLITKQTQESIHRFEQQAGLRDAGYTPHKGLTTEETKYLRVAEALHKLKLQSGEMTREEKQPASAPSTPSSSPHSSPKQKPRGWFTSGSSTALPGPSLSTMDSGSGDRERSSADKWSLFGPRSLQKSDSGGFATQAYRGAQKPSPVELMRVQATRMAEDPATFRPPKMDIPVTDGKRQLPRTHDLKARDLNVLTPTGF, from the exons ATGAGCTCTCTGATCACAA AACAGACCCAGGAGAGCATTCACCGTTTTGAGCAACAGGCAGGGCTGAGAGATGCTGGCTACACACCCCACAAGGGCCTTACCACCGAGGAGACCAAGTACCTTCGAGTGGCAGAAGCACTCCAC AAGCTGAAGCTGCAGAGCGGAGAGATGACAAGAGAGGAGAAGCAGCCGGCCTCAGCCCCGTCCACTCCCAGCAGTagcccccactcctcccccaaGCAGAAGCCCAG AGGCTGGTTCACTTCCGGTTCCTCCACAGCCTTACCTGGCCCCAGTCTTAGCACCATGGATTCTGGAAGTGGGGATAGAGAGAGAAGCTCGGCAGATAAATGGAGCCTTTTTGGACCAAGATCCCTCCAGAAGTCTGATTCGG GAGGTTTTGCCACCCAGGCCTACCGAGGCGCCCAGAAGCCCTCTCCCGTGGAGCTGATGCGCGTGCAGGCCACGCGCATGGCTGAGGACCCAGCAACATTCAGGCCGCCCAAGATGGACATCCCGGTGACAGACGGGAAGAGACAGCTGCCGCGGACCCACGACCTCAAAGCCCGCGACTTGAATGTTCTCACACCCACTGGCTTTTAG
- the KIAA1191 gene encoding putative monooxygenase p33MONOX isoform X2 translates to MSLPIGMYRRAFSYDDALEDPAPMTPPPSDMGSIPWKPVIPERKYQHLAEVEEGEASVSSLAVPQPSATDSTDKVPVVKARATRVIMSSLITKQTQESIHRFEQQAGLRDAGYTPHKGLTTEETKYLRVAEALHKLKLQSGEMTREEKQPASAPSTPSSSPHSSPKQKPRGWFTSGSSTALPGPSLSTMDSGSGDRERSSADKWSLFGPRSLQKSDSGGFATQAYRGAQKPSPVELMRVQATRMAEDPATFRPPKMDIPVTDGKRQLPRTHDLKARDLNVLTPTGF, encoded by the exons ATGTCCCTGCCCATCGGGATGTACCGCCGGGCATTCAGCTATGATGATGCCCTTGAGGACCCTGCGCCCATGACTCCTCCTCCATCGGACATGGGCAGCATCCCCTGGAAGCCGGTGATTCCAGAGCGCAAGTATCAGCACCTTGCCGAG gtggaggaaggagaggccaGCGTCTCCTCCCTTGCTGTGCCCCAGCCATCGGCCACCGACAGCACGGACAAGGTCCCCGTGGTGAAGGCTAGAGCTACCCGTGTCATCATGAGCTCTCTGATCACAA AACAGACCCAGGAGAGCATTCACCGTTTTGAGCAACAGGCAGGGCTGAGAGATGCTGGCTACACACCCCACAAGGGCCTTACCACCGAGGAGACCAAGTACCTTCGAGTGGCAGAAGCACTCCAC AAGCTGAAGCTGCAGAGCGGAGAGATGACAAGAGAGGAGAAGCAGCCGGCCTCAGCCCCGTCCACTCCCAGCAGTagcccccactcctcccccaaGCAGAAGCCCAG AGGCTGGTTCACTTCCGGTTCCTCCACAGCCTTACCTGGCCCCAGTCTTAGCACCATGGATTCTGGAAGTGGGGATAGAGAGAGAAGCTCGGCAGATAAATGGAGCCTTTTTGGACCAAGATCCCTCCAGAAGTCTGATTCGG GAGGTTTTGCCACCCAGGCCTACCGAGGCGCCCAGAAGCCCTCTCCCGTGGAGCTGATGCGCGTGCAGGCCACGCGCATGGCTGAGGACCCAGCAACATTCAGGCCGCCCAAGATGGACATCCCGGTGACAGACGGGAAGAGACAGCTGCCGCGGACCCACGACCTCAAAGCCCGCGACTTGAATGTTCTCACACCCACTGGCTTTTAG
- the KIAA1191 gene encoding putative monooxygenase p33MONOX isoform X1 — protein MASRQPEVPALEPSGPLGKMSLPIGMYRRAFSYDDALEDPAPMTPPPSDMGSIPWKPVIPERKYQHLAEVEEGEASVSSLAVPQPSATDSTDKVPVVKARATRVIMSSLITKQTQESIHRFEQQAGLRDAGYTPHKGLTTEETKYLRVAEALHKLKLQSGEMTREEKQPASAPSTPSSSPHSSPKQKPRGWFTSGSSTALPGPSLSTMDSGSGDRERSSADKWSLFGPRSLQKSDSGGFATQAYRGAQKPSPVELMRVQATRMAEDPATFRPPKMDIPVTDGKRQLPRTHDLKARDLNVLTPTGF, from the exons ATGGCTTCGAGACAACCAGAAGTACCTG CTCTTGAGCCTAGTGGGCCTCTAGGCAAGATGTCCCTGCCCATCGGGATGTACCGCCGGGCATTCAGCTATGATGATGCCCTTGAGGACCCTGCGCCCATGACTCCTCCTCCATCGGACATGGGCAGCATCCCCTGGAAGCCGGTGATTCCAGAGCGCAAGTATCAGCACCTTGCCGAG gtggaggaaggagaggccaGCGTCTCCTCCCTTGCTGTGCCCCAGCCATCGGCCACCGACAGCACGGACAAGGTCCCCGTGGTGAAGGCTAGAGCTACCCGTGTCATCATGAGCTCTCTGATCACAA AACAGACCCAGGAGAGCATTCACCGTTTTGAGCAACAGGCAGGGCTGAGAGATGCTGGCTACACACCCCACAAGGGCCTTACCACCGAGGAGACCAAGTACCTTCGAGTGGCAGAAGCACTCCAC AAGCTGAAGCTGCAGAGCGGAGAGATGACAAGAGAGGAGAAGCAGCCGGCCTCAGCCCCGTCCACTCCCAGCAGTagcccccactcctcccccaaGCAGAAGCCCAG AGGCTGGTTCACTTCCGGTTCCTCCACAGCCTTACCTGGCCCCAGTCTTAGCACCATGGATTCTGGAAGTGGGGATAGAGAGAGAAGCTCGGCAGATAAATGGAGCCTTTTTGGACCAAGATCCCTCCAGAAGTCTGATTCGG GAGGTTTTGCCACCCAGGCCTACCGAGGCGCCCAGAAGCCCTCTCCCGTGGAGCTGATGCGCGTGCAGGCCACGCGCATGGCTGAGGACCCAGCAACATTCAGGCCGCCCAAGATGGACATCCCGGTGACAGACGGGAAGAGACAGCTGCCGCGGACCCACGACCTCAAAGCCCGCGACTTGAATGTTCTCACACCCACTGGCTTTTAG
- the ARL10 gene encoding ADP-ribosylation factor-like protein 10 isoform X2 — translation MAPRPLSPLVLALGGAAAVLGSVLFILWKTYFGRGRERRWDRGEAWWGAEPARLPEWDEWDPEDEEDEEPALEELEQREVLVLGLDGSGKSTFLRVLAGKPPLEGHIPTWGFNSVRLPTKDFEVDLLEIGGSQNLRFYWKEFVNEVDVLVFMVDSADRLRLPWARQELHKLLDKDPDLPVVVVANKQETTPKVPAFYELFQEESFSSWARLEIKMHHPQPHV, via the exons ATGGCGCCGCGGCCTCTGAGCCCCCTGGTGCTGGCGCTGGGCGGCGCGGCAGCCGTGCTCGGCTCGGTGCTCTTCATCCTCTGGAAGACCTACTTCGGCCGCGGACGGGAGCGGCGCTGGGACCGAGGCGAGGCCTGGTGGGGCGCGGAGCCCGCCCGCCTGCCGGAGTGGGACGAGTGGGAC CCCGAGGACGAGGAGGATGAGGAGCCGGCGCTGGAGGAGTTGGAGCAGCGCGAGGTGCTGGTGCTGGGGCTGGATGGCTCCGGGAAGAGCACGTTCCTGCGAGTGCTGGCCGGGAAGCCACCGCTGGAGGGCCACATCCCTACCTGGGGCTTCAACTCTGTGCGGTTGCCCACCAAGGACTTCGAGGTGGACCTGTTGGAGA TCGGCGGCAGCCAGAATCTGCGCTTCTACTGGAAGGAGTTTGTGAATGAAGTGGATGTGCTGGTGTTCATGGTGGACTCAGCTGACCGGCTGCGATTGCCCTGGGCCCGCCAGGAGCTGCACAAGTTGCTGGATAAGGACCCTGACTTACCCGTCGTCGTGGTGGCCAACAAGCAG GAGACAACACCTAAGGTCCCAGCATTTTACGAGTTGTTCCAAGAAGAATCATTTTCATCTTGGGCCAGGCTTGAAATTAAAATGCACCATCCCCAGCCACACGTGTAG
- the ARL10 gene encoding ADP-ribosylation factor-like protein 10 isoform X1: MAPRPLSPLVLALGGAAAVLGSVLFILWKTYFGRGRERRWDRGEAWWGAEPARLPEWDEWDPEDEEDEEPALEELEQREVLVLGLDGSGKSTFLRVLAGKPPLEGHIPTWGFNSVRLPTKDFEVDLLEIGGSQNLRFYWKEFVNEVDVLVFMVDSADRLRLPWARQELHKLLDKDPDLPVVVVANKQDLSEAMSMVELQQELGLQAVDSQREVFLLAASIAPAGPGFENPGTVHIWRLLLELLS; this comes from the exons ATGGCGCCGCGGCCTCTGAGCCCCCTGGTGCTGGCGCTGGGCGGCGCGGCAGCCGTGCTCGGCTCGGTGCTCTTCATCCTCTGGAAGACCTACTTCGGCCGCGGACGGGAGCGGCGCTGGGACCGAGGCGAGGCCTGGTGGGGCGCGGAGCCCGCCCGCCTGCCGGAGTGGGACGAGTGGGAC CCCGAGGACGAGGAGGATGAGGAGCCGGCGCTGGAGGAGTTGGAGCAGCGCGAGGTGCTGGTGCTGGGGCTGGATGGCTCCGGGAAGAGCACGTTCCTGCGAGTGCTGGCCGGGAAGCCACCGCTGGAGGGCCACATCCCTACCTGGGGCTTCAACTCTGTGCGGTTGCCCACCAAGGACTTCGAGGTGGACCTGTTGGAGA TCGGCGGCAGCCAGAATCTGCGCTTCTACTGGAAGGAGTTTGTGAATGAAGTGGATGTGCTGGTGTTCATGGTGGACTCAGCTGACCGGCTGCGATTGCCCTGGGCCCGCCAGGAGCTGCACAAGTTGCTGGATAAGGACCCTGACTTACCCGTCGTCGTGGTGGCCAACAAGCAG GACCTGAGCGAGGCCATGAGCATGGTGGAGCTGCAGCAGGAGCTGGGCCTGCAGGCTGTCGATAGCCAACGGGAAGTTTTCCTCTTGGCGGCCAGCATCGCCCCTGCAGGACCTGGCTTCGAGAACCCTGGCACCGTGCACATCTGGAGACTGCTCCTGGAGCTTCTCTCCTAG